The Fusarium oxysporum f. sp. lycopersici 4287 chromosome 1, whole genome shotgun sequence DNA segment CATACTCGACATCAGCTACGACATATGATGACCCCGCGGAAGGATCGGGCCAGAAATCCGATGCCTCAACTGACAAGCGAGCATCCAAACATGATGGCAAGGGGAATGTCGTTGTAAGTGTCAGGGTTCGGCCAGACGCTAACGGAAACAACGGGAGCCCTGAGGGTGAGTGGATGGTCGATGGGCGCAAGTCGCTCATCTCATTCAGAGGGAAGGATGGTGGTGACCATTACTACGGTATGCACTCAAGCAAATGAAGTCCTGCCTAGACTGACATTTTAGACAATGTTTTCACGACACATGACAATAACTCTAGAGTATACGACCATATTGCAAAACGGCTAGTCCGACGGGTTATGGAGGGTTACCATGGTACTGTCTTTGCGTACGGTATGACCGGTACCGGAAAGACATTTTCTATGCAAGGAACCGCTTCATCACCAGGCGTGATTCCCCTTGCTATCACCGATATCTTTTCATACATCCGAGAAACGCCATCACGGGAATTTTTGCTGCGAGTCAGCTACCTGGAGATTTACAATGAAAAAATCCATGATTTATTAAGTATGCCCATTGCGAATGGCGTTGGAGGGGGTGcacagcaagaagagattAAGCTCCGTGAAGACAGCAAGCGCGGTGTGTATGCTACCCCGCTGAAGGAGGAGATCGTTCAGAGCCCTACACAGCTGCTGCGAGTCATTGCACGAGGTGACCAAGCTCGAAGAACCGCTAGCACCCAGTTCAACGCTCGGAGTTCACGAAGCCATGCAGTCGTTCAAATCGTCGTGGAGTCTCGGGAGAGAATACCAGGTGTTTCAGTTGCGGGCGGCGGTAAGCGGTCTGGCCTTTTGCCTGGTGGCGTGCGAGTGTCAACACTCAGCTTAATCGACCTTGCTGGCTccgagaaggctgctgaatCTAAAGAGCGTAGACAAGAAGGTGCTCATATTAACAAGAGTCTGCTCACCCTGGGCACAGTTATTTCAAAACTTTCAGAGtggaaggaaaaagaagcaaaggGTACAGATAAGGAAGGGAAGCATCTTCCATATCGCGATAGCAAACTCACTCGGCTGCTGCAGGGAGCTTTATCTGGGAATTCTCTAGTGAGTATTCTTTGCACGATTCAGATCGGAGCCGGGAATAGCGCGGCCTTGGCCAACAATCACACCCTGGAAACGATCAATACCCTCAAATTTGCCTCGAGAGCCAAGAATAATATCGTCAGCCATGCAAAGAAGGCCGAGGAAGCCCTTGGAGCTGGTGGCGAAGGCGGAGCTCGAGTTCTGCTTGAGCGTTATCGCATGGAAATCTCGGAATTGCGCCAGCAACTTGAGTCGCAGGCAAAAAAGAACAAGGGGGAAGTggtggaggaagaaaagataCATaacgaagaggaagaaaaggccAGAGAAGCTGAGGCTGCAGAGCGACATGAGGAGCAAATTCTTGAGATGCAACTCGCCCGGACAGCCCTGAAGGAACGAATCGACCATCTGAACCGCCTCATTCTCAGCTCAAAGTCCATCGGTGTCAATTCGAATGGGTCAATAAGCTCTCTCGGTCAATATGCCCGGTTTTCTCAGTTCTCGCAGATATCTTTGCCAGCATCAATTCGCTCGTCAGTTGCTACTTCTGTGGGTGGCAAACCACTGATGGAACGCACATCATCTATGACATCGGCATCTTCGACCATCGGCCGTCGCTCTAGTGGTGGACAGAAGATCGGAGATGAAGTTgcagatgttgaagatgatagTGCAGGCGAATTTGGTGACGGTACAGCATCCTTGACGGCTCAGAATCGTGCCCTACAAGCCGATCTTGCAGACAAGAATCGATATATTGCGACATTAGAAAAgcgtcttcttcaagcacGTCGCGCGAGCTCTAGTCGGGCATCCGTCGGTTTTGCGGCCCCAAACAAAGCTATTATGGTCGGAGAAGATCACAGCGTATCTGCTGCCTTGAGGGAAAAAGACTCCGAGATAGCAGATCTTCGAGCAAGACTCGACGATAAGGATAGAATGTTGGCCGCTTTGAGAAGTGCAGCACGGTCACGCGACACAGCCGAAGCAACTGTTGAGCCTCGTTCTccacctcctcaacaagagGCGCACCTCGACGTATCTAGCGGCGCGAAGCCAGTGGAGGTAGAAAAGAAGCGAACCCGAGGCGTTGACGAGATGAATAATCTTTTGGACGAGATGCTGCAAGATCGGGTTGAGAGAGGCCAGGTGGTACGTGGTAAGCGAGGTAGCGTACGCCTGGCGGGTGGACAGAAGATGGACTCCTTAGCAGAACCCAACTTTGAGCCTTTACGACGAACTCCCACACCAAATCCCCCTGAGGAGCGGAAAGATTTGTCGGCAGAGGCATAGAAGATGATACAAAGTCGAGGAATTCATTTTATCGCCC contains these protein-coding regions:
- a CDS encoding centromeric protein E (At least one base has a quality score < 10), which encodes MTTTLPRPSRPSVGPPNMALPALPVSKTRKSTGNIPSPTASIRSAPGTPRSGLRTPSTMSLAPPGPAPSAALPQPRTGSGVNGPGKTLRKSVSINSFPQPPRGDTRSSSGVPSSPRAVDKPRSTRKPSKAAKESMYSTISSSTPSFLNGSGEGKSITSVRMSDGLISVASPPQSRSSSAQDSYSTSATTYDDPAEGSGQKSDASTDKRASKHDGKGNVVVSVRVRPDANGNNGSPEGEWMVDGRKSLISFRGKDGGDHYYDNVFTTHDNNSRVYDHIAKRLVRRVMEGYHGTVFAYGMTGTGKTFSMQGTASSPGVIPLAITDIFSYIRETPSREFLLRVSYLEIYNEKIHDLLSMPIANGVGGGAQQEEIKLREDSKRGVYATPLKEEIVQSPTQLLRVIARGDQARRTASTQFNARSSRSHAVVQIVVESRERIPGVSVAGGGKRSGLLPGGVRVSTLSLIDLAGSEKAAESKERRQEGAHINKSLLTLGTVISKLSEWKEKEAKGTDKEGKHLPYRDSKLTRLLQGALSGNSLVSILCTIQIGAGNSAALANNHTLETINTLKFASRAKNNIVSHAKKAEEALGAGGEGGARVLLERYRMEISELRQQLESQAKKNKGEVVEEEKIHNEEEEKAREAEAAERHEEQILEMQLARTALKERIDHLNRLILSSKSIGVNSNGSISSLGQYARFSQFSQISLPASIRSSVATSVGGKPLMERTSSMTSASSTIGRRSSGGQKIGDEVADVEDDSAGEFGDGTASLTAQNRALQADLADKNRYIATLEKRLLQARRASSSRASVGFAAPNKAIMVGEDHSVSAALREKDSEIADLRARLDDKDRMLAALRSAARSRDTAEATVEPRSPPPQQEAHLDVSSGAKPVEVEKKRTRGVDEMNNLLDEMLQDRVERGQVVRGKRGSVRLAGGQKMDSLAEPNFEPLRRTPTPNPPEERKDLSAEA